The Halalkalicoccus tibetensis genome contains the following window.
GGCACTGATCCTCGCCTACGACCACGGGCTCGAGCACGGGCCGGTGGACTTCGAGCCCGTCCCCGAGACGATGGACCCCGAACGGATCTTCGAGCTCGCGACCCACGACGCGGTGACGACGACGGCCGTCCAGAAGGGGGTCGCGGAGGCGTACTACCCCTCCTACGAGGACGACGCCAACCTCCTGTTGAAGCTCAACGGCACCTCGAACCTCTGGATGGGCGAGCACGACTCGGCGGTGAACTGCTCGCCGGAGTACGCCGCCGAGCTGGGCGCCGACGCGGTCGGCTTCACCCTCTATGGCGGATCGAATCACGAGGTCGAGATGGCCGAGGAGTTCCGCGATGTCCAGGAGGGCGCCCGCGACCAGGGCCTGCCCGTCGTGATGTGGTCGTACCCGCGCGGCCAGGGGCTGAAGAACGACACCAAGCCCGACACGATCGCCTACGCGGCTAGGCTCGGACTCGAACTGGGCGCCGACATCACGAAGGTGAAGTATCCCGGCGACCCCGAGGCGATGGAACACGCCTGCGCGATGGCCGCGAAGAGCAAGGTCGTGATGTCGGGCGGGTCGAAGACCGACGACCGCGCGTTCCTCGAGACCGTCGAGGAGGCGATGAACGCCGGGGCCTCGGGGCTCGCGGTCGGGCGGAACGTCTTCCAGCGCGAGGACCCCGAATCGATCCTCGACGGGCTCGAAGAGGTCATCTTCGAGGGCGCGACCGCCGAGGAGGCGCTCGACTCGATGGGGGCCGAGGCCGCGGCCGCATCCGACGACTGATGGACCGAGCAACCGTCGTCGACGAGGTCTTCGAGACGGTCGCGAGCACCGCCCCCGAGGTTCGTGCCGCCCTGCCGGGTCGGCGGACCGAGACCGAGGACCAGAACCCCAGCGGCGAGCTCCGGCTGGCCGCCGACGACTACGCCGACGAGCTGCTCGAGGAGCGGCTGGGCGCCATCAGCGGCGTCGGCCAGTACGCCAGTGAGGAGACCCAGGAGGCCGTCGACACCGGCGAGGGCCTGGCGGTCGCGGTCGACCCGCTCGACGGCTCCTCGAACCTCAAGCCCAACAACACGATGGGGACGATCGTGGGCGTCTACGACGCGCCGCTTCCGGCGACCGGCCGGGAGCTCGTCGGGGCGGCCTACGTGCTCTACGGCCCGATCACGACGATGGCCGCCGCGGTCGAGGGTGAAGTCACCGAGTACGTCGTGACCGACGGCGAGCGCGAGGCGGTCCGCGAGGAGCTCACGCTTCCCGACGAGCCGGCGATCTACGGCTTCGGCGGCCGGGTCCCCGACTGGCCCGACGAGTTCGCCGCGTACGCCGAGGAGATAGAGAGCGACGAGAGCCTCCGGCTCAGATACGGCGGCTCCATGATCGGCGACGTCAACCAGATCCTCACCTACGGTGGCGTCTTCGCCTACCCCGCACTGGAGTCCGCGCCGGAGGGCAAGCTGCGCCTCCAGTTCGAGGGCAACCCGGTGGGGTATATCGTCGAGGCCGCGGGCGGGCGCTCCTCGGACGGCGAGCGCTCGCTCCTCGACGTCGAGCCCGACGACCTCCACGGGCGCGTTCCCGTTCACGTCGGCTCGACCGGGCTGATCGACCGGCTCGAGGACGCCCTGAACTGATCGATTCGAGGACGCCGAAGGCGGAAAAGCCGGGCTCTTATTCGATCTCGAAGCGCAGCAGGGCGCCGTAGCCGTCAAACCCTTCCTCGAACTGCTCGCCGCGCTCGATGTCGGTCGGGACGATCACGTGGTCGGCCTCGATCTCCTCGGCGCGCTCGGCCAGCTCGCTGGCCTCCTCGGCGGGGACCGATTCCGAGAGCAGCAGCGTCTCGACGGCGTCGTAGGTCAGCGCCTCGTCGACTGTCTCGCGCCCGTAGACGACTCCGTCGTCGTCATCGACCCGATCGAAGAACTCGTCGAGCGCCTCGCGGGCGGGGAGGTCCTCGGCCTCGGTGAGTTCGTCCTCGGCGCGCTCGGCGAGCTGTCGGAGCCCCTGCTCGGAGGCGTACTCGACGCTGTAGGTGCCGGCGAGCAGGTCCTGCAGCCGGTGGTCGAGCCGGTCGTCTCCGGTGAAGTCCTCGACGGTGATCTCGGTGCCGCCGACGAGCAGGCCGTCGACGGGCTCCTCGCCGAGGAACGCGCGCTCGGCGGCGTCAGCGACGTCGTCGAAGAAGCCCTCCTTCCACTCGGCCTGGCGGTCCTCGAGGGCCCCGCCCTCGGCCTCCTCGGGCGCGCTGTCGAGCGAGGGCGTCTCCTCGGCGACCTCGTTCTCGAGGGTCTCGACGGGGACGACCTCCTCGCCCTCGAGGTGGCCCAGCGCCGCGCCGCCGCGCTCGACGACGAGCAGGCCGTAGGTCGCCGAGGGCTCGGTCATGCTCTCGAGGGGGTCGGTGTCGAACTCGTTGCCCTGTTCGTAGACGAACTCCTCGATCGGCGTCGGGAGGTCGTCGAAGACGTACTCGACGGACTCCTCGTCGACGACGCCCGCGTAGACGACCAGGCCGTTCGGCGGGACCTCGTCGTACTCCCGGAGGATCCCCCGCAGCTCCTCGAGGGCCTCCTCGACGAACTGGTTGGTCGGCTCCGAGTCGCCGTACTCCGACTCGGCGTGGTCGTGCTCGATACGGTTGCGGACCGCCTCGAGGTCCTCCTCGGGCGGGATGGCGACCGTGACGAGGCTCGTCCGGTCGGCCGACGCGTTCTCTACGGTCTCGATCCGTTCGCGGAGATCGGGTGTCGCCGTGCTCATAGTGGTCGTTCGACTCGAACGTGATCGCCGGCACGCCTAAACGCTGGCCTTGTGTCTGCCGTTCGGGACACGGTACCGAACCTACGCCGGCGGGTGGACGACGAGCGCGTCGAGCAGTCCCGTGGCCGCGACGAGGGAGGCCACCAGAAGCACCAACGGCAGGGAGACCGAAAGCACCGCCTGTGCGGCGAAGCCGAGCACGTACACGCCGGGAATCATCCCGAGGATCAGGTCGTACCGCGAGATCCCGTCGTCGTCGCTCGTGTGCTCGTGGGACATCGTAATTAGATCTAATTACGCCCGTTCACTAAAGAGTTGTGACACTATGGGGGTTCGTCCCACTCCTCGCCGTCGTCCCGCGGGTCGTAGCCGACCGCCGCGCGGGCGTGATCGATGTCGAACCAGCGTCGCTCGTTGTCACTGACGCCGTAGAGCACCTCGAAGCGCCGGTCGGCCGAGAGACAGCGCTCGACGAGGCTCGCACAGTCCCGCCGCGAGAGCCACGTCCCCTTCATCCGGGCGACCTGCCGGTCGTAGGCCTCGCTCCCGCGCTCCCATTCGCCCCTCTCGACGCCCAGTTCCGCGTCACCGTAGGGGTGGTCGTACCCCGGGTCGTTCACGGTGCCGATCCGTAGGGCGAGAAACCGGATCCCGTGGTTCTCGGTGTACTGGCGGCCGAACGCCTCGCCGCAGGCCTTCGAGGCGCCGTAGTGGGAGTCGGGCCTGATGGGATCCGTGTGATCGATCAGCAGGTCGTAGCCGGGCTCGTACAGCTCGGGCGCGTGGTCGGCCTCGTACATCCCGACGACGTGGTTCGAGGAGGCGAAGACGACGCGGTCGACGCCCGCGTCGTCGGCCGCCCGGAGCACGTTCGCCGTCCCCACGACGTTGTTCGTCAGGGCCTCCTCCCACGTGGCGTCGGTCGACGCGTAGCCCGCGAGGTGGACCACCGCGTCCCGGCCCTCGAAGGCGGGTCGGATCGCCTCGTAGTCGGCGACGTCGGCGTGGTAGTCGGCCTCGCCCGCCGCGTCGAGCGTGGCGAACCCCCGATCGAGCCCGTCGGCGATCGCGGTCCCGACGGTCCCGTTCGCGCCGGTCATGAGGACGTCCATGCCTGTCCGTTGTCCCGTCGGCGCCATAGTCCTACTCCTCAATGGAAAACTGTTTCAAATCACCCCTCACAAACGGGGTATGAACGTCCGGATCAGTGCGGGTGCGAGCGAGGAGGAGGCCTCCGCCATCGCCGCCGCGCTCGCAGAGCACGTCGACGGCGAGGTCGAGGTCTATGTCGGCGACAGCGACGAGCCGACCGCCGTCCGGGAGGCCGTCGTCGAGTACGAGGACGACCTCGGGCCGACCGAGCGCGAGGAACTTCTCGAGGAGGAGATCGCCGACATCGAGGCGGGCGGCCCCGAGAAGTACAAGGACCGCCTCCCCGAGCAGGGCAAGCTGTTCGTGCGCGACCGGCTCGACCTCTGGTTCGGCGAGGACGGACTGCTGTTCGAGGACGGGAAGTTCGCGGAGTTCGACGCCGAGGACCGCCTGCCCGCCGACGGACTGCTGACGGGCGCCGCGGAGTTCGACTCTCGAGAGGTCCACTTCATGGCCAACGACTTCACCGTGAAAGCCGGCAGCATGGCCGGAAAAGGGGTGGAGAAGTTCCTCCGGATGCAACAGCGCGCCCTGAAAAGTGGCAAGCCGGTGCTCTACCTGATGGACTCCTCCGGGGGACGGATCGACAAGCAGCGGGGCTTTTTCGCCAATAGGGAAGGAATCGGGAAGTACTACTACAACCACTCCATGCTCTCGGGGCGAGTTCCCCAGATCTGCGTGCTCTACGGCCCCTGCATCGCCGGGGCCGCGTACACCCCCGTCTTCGCCGACTTCACCGTGATGGTCGAGGGGATGAGCGCGATGGCGATAGCTAGTCCCAGAATGGTGCGGATGGTTACCGGCGAGGAGATCGACATGGACGACCTCGGCGGCCCGCAGGTGCATGCCGAACACTCCGGCTCGGCGGACCTGGTCGCGCGCGACGAGGAACACGCCAGAGAGCTCGTCGCACAGCTAATCACGTACCTGCCCGACAAGGCCGGCGAGAAACCCCCGCGGGGCGAGTCGAAACCGCCGAAACGCTCGCCCGAGGGGATCGATTCCGTCGTGCCCCAGGAGCCAAACCGGGGCTACGACATGGTCGACCTGATCGAACGGGTCGTCGATCGCGGCAGCTACTTCGAGCTCAGGCCCGACTACGGGAAGGAGGTCATCACCGCCTACGCGCGGATCGACGGCCGTCCCGTCGGGATCGTCGCGAACCAGCCGGACCACCGCGCGGGGGCGATCTTCCCCGACGCCGCCGAGAAGGCCGCGGAGTTCGTCTGGAAGTCCGACGCCTACGACATACCCCTC
Protein-coding sequences here:
- a CDS encoding class I fructose-bisphosphate aldolase encodes the protein MLPLTDSPIVRDGKALILAYDHGLEHGPVDFEPVPETMDPERIFELATHDAVTTTAVQKGVAEAYYPSYEDDANLLLKLNGTSNLWMGEHDSAVNCSPEYAAELGADAVGFTLYGGSNHEVEMAEEFRDVQEGARDQGLPVVMWSYPRGQGLKNDTKPDTIAYAARLGLELGADITKVKYPGDPEAMEHACAMAAKSKVVMSGGSKTDDRAFLETVEEAMNAGASGLAVGRNVFQREDPESILDGLEEVIFEGATAEEALDSMGAEAAAASDD
- a CDS encoding class 1 fructose-bisphosphatase; translation: MDRATVVDEVFETVASTAPEVRAALPGRRTETEDQNPSGELRLAADDYADELLEERLGAISGVGQYASEETQEAVDTGEGLAVAVDPLDGSSNLKPNNTMGTIVGVYDAPLPATGRELVGAAYVLYGPITTMAAAVEGEVTEYVVTDGEREAVREELTLPDEPAIYGFGGRVPDWPDEFAAYAEEIESDESLRLRYGGSMIGDVNQILTYGGVFAYPALESAPEGKLRLQFEGNPVGYIVEAAGGRSSDGERSLLDVEPDDLHGRVPVHVGSTGLIDRLEDALN
- a CDS encoding peptide chain release factor 1, with amino-acid sequence MSTATPDLRERIETVENASADRTSLVTVAIPPEEDLEAVRNRIEHDHAESEYGDSEPTNQFVEEALEELRGILREYDEVPPNGLVVYAGVVDEESVEYVFDDLPTPIEEFVYEQGNEFDTDPLESMTEPSATYGLLVVERGGAALGHLEGEEVVPVETLENEVAEETPSLDSAPEEAEGGALEDRQAEWKEGFFDDVADAAERAFLGEEPVDGLLVGGTEITVEDFTGDDRLDHRLQDLLAGTYSVEYASEQGLRQLAERAEDELTEAEDLPAREALDEFFDRVDDDDGVVYGRETVDEALTYDAVETLLLSESVPAEEASELAERAEEIEADHVIVPTDIERGEQFEEGFDGYGALLRFEIE
- a CDS encoding NAD(P)-dependent oxidoreductase — translated: MDVLMTGANGTVGTAIADGLDRGFATLDAAGEADYHADVADYEAIRPAFEGRDAVVHLAGYASTDATWEEALTNNVVGTANVLRAADDAGVDRVVFASSNHVVGMYEADHAPELYEPGYDLLIDHTDPIRPDSHYGASKACGEAFGRQYTENHGIRFLALRIGTVNDPGYDHPYGDAELGVERGEWERGSEAYDRQVARMKGTWLSRRDCASLVERCLSADRRFEVLYGVSDNERRWFDIDHARAAVGYDPRDDGEEWDEPP
- a CDS encoding acyl-CoA carboxylase subunit beta; amino-acid sequence: MNVRISAGASEEEASAIAAALAEHVDGEVEVYVGDSDEPTAVREAVVEYEDDLGPTEREELLEEEIADIEAGGPEKYKDRLPEQGKLFVRDRLDLWFGEDGLLFEDGKFAEFDAEDRLPADGLLTGAAEFDSREVHFMANDFTVKAGSMAGKGVEKFLRMQQRALKSGKPVLYLMDSSGGRIDKQRGFFANREGIGKYYYNHSMLSGRVPQICVLYGPCIAGAAYTPVFADFTVMVEGMSAMAIASPRMVRMVTGEEIDMDDLGGPQVHAEHSGSADLVARDEEHARELVAQLITYLPDKAGEKPPRGESKPPKRSPEGIDSVVPQEPNRGYDMVDLIERVVDRGSYFELRPDYGKEVITAYARIDGRPVGIVANQPDHRAGAIFPDAAEKAAEFVWKSDAYDIPLLYLCDTPGFMAGSGVEKDAILEKGKKMIYATSSATVPKQCVVVRKAYGAGIYAMSGPAYDPESTIALPSGEIAIMGPEAAINAVYANRLADIDDEEERAAREAELREEYREDIDVHRMASEAVIDEIVPPSTLREELANRFAFYEDLEKELPEKKHGTVL